Part of the Vigna angularis cultivar LongXiaoDou No.4 chromosome 1, ASM1680809v1, whole genome shotgun sequence genome, GCCCTTTTCGTTAAGTGTTCTCAAACGACGTTAATCGATGCTGAGCTATAGTATAGTTAATATGTTGATGTGCATTGTTTGATTAtatggaatttttatttaaattaaaggaTTATGACATGACAAAATTTAATtggtttatattaaaataatagattaggGATTTTGTTTCCTTACCCAACATTAGGGTCACGCAAGAGACATTTTCTcccttcctcttctcttttGTCGGTTCAATTCAACAAGGAATTCTTCTTCTCCCTTTGTTTTCTTGGTTCTTGTTCGGTTTTCGCAGCAAGGAGAGGTTAGGTTTTGGTGGCTCGGGAGCCACATCGGCGACACGACTCTACAGTGCAAAGATCCATGTTCGTGGGAGTTTACGTAGCGGTCGAGAAAATCTGACCTCTCCTTGTTGCGAAAAATCGAACAGGAAAAggtaggaagaagaagaatgttTTGTTGAATCGAACCCGCaaaagagaagaggaaggagaAAAATGTCTCTCGCGCGACCCTTATGCTTGGTTTTCTTGATTATGAAATTCCTAATTCCCTTTTCAATTCCCTCTTTTCTCTAACCTTATTTAGTTTATAAAGCCTAATCTAAAGAACATAAAATCtctaatctattattttaatataaccCAATTAAATTTTGTCATGTCATAATcccttaatttaaataaaaatttcacataaTCAAACAATGCACGTCAATTTTGAGAAAACTAAACGGAAAAGATGTAATTGTtacgtttttttttcaaaatttaagacCAATTGATATCGTTCTCAACCAGAGGATTCACTTGAGATTTTTctacaaatatgaggaccatcAGATggtttaaacctttaaaaaaaatttgttcacCCAGTTTCCAAAATCGTTGAAACATTCAACAGTTTTCCAAATCCATTTAACGACTCAATGATTTTCAATAAGTCTCATTGTTTCCCCCTTTTATGCTTTTCCAGAtcaatgtattattatttttctcacaGGCCAAACCAAACCAATATATATAACTGTGTAAAATTTAATCATGTAAATCTAATCAAAACTGGAACAGTACCTTGTGGAATGCCACAAGAACATAGGAAAATAAAAGCTaacagagaaaaaataaaaaagagagggGGACGACGACTAGGttaaagagaaaggaaaaaaaaagagtacaaaaagtttaaagataaaaaataaaagtaaattctTGTAGTTAAAATTCCAAACCATTCCCATAATTCGCTTTCTTaacaaatgaattttaaatattaatttttctaaacacatttctaaaaatattaaaaattcgatttttcataaactaaattttgaaCCTATTAAAAATTGTGCTAAGTAAATATAACAAACAGTAGTGGAATTAAAAACTGTGCTATGTGTGCTATAAGTAAATATAACAAActgaaattaaaaacttaacatgtgtcattaatgaaaaaaaaaactcccaAAACTAAGGTCAGATTCTCCTCCAAGTTTCTCCAAAATGTCAGCACTGTTTCAGCTGCCATTCAACTTTACTTTCAAAGctagtaatatttttttcaattacagTGTTTCTTTTACTGATAGAAatgaacaaattaaaatataaggtgtaccaaaaatacaatatataacaGGTACACATCTGCACATGAGAAAGATAAACTTTATTAGTATATGTTTTAATACCTCTGTGCCTCTGGTATGTTTAtcaatttatcaataattttgaacaaataatgttttatatgaATCACGCACTATAATAATCTATGTTTATAATTgttagatatatattttaaatttttttacatataactctaataaattattttaatacaaattgatttttaaatattgtatattatttacaaaacttGACAAATTTATGTagattacatttaaaaaaatatatctatacaactaaatcattaattaattgtacatctaattttttttattaactaagagtgattgtattaattttgaaatcatgGTATTctgatatttatatatttaaatttactcaaatttattattttgatagaGTAAAGTTGCATTTTGTTATTAGCTTAACTTGAATAGATTTTTATTGGATTATtaatttatgtgattttttttatgattaatgaaaatgaagatatgtataattgaatttttgatgaTATTTGTGTCCTTTCTTAAAAAGTTGCTAAAACTTTTACCTTTTTAGTATAGAATGGTAAATTgagataatataatttattaaaattttagttttttagaaATTGTTGTACGACCAATTACTTATTGATTTAAAGGTAAGAAAAATAGTGTGGTTTTATGTTTTACGTATTCTGTGTGTGAGTGTGAGAACAATGTTGaatatttcttcatttattctttttttgttttgttttgttgtgaGAGTAATTGAAGAGGGTTTTTCAAgatttcattttcactttttggaTTTGGTTATTTAGTTTATAAAGTTTCTTTCTAATCTTTTGCTAAAATGATTATCATTATTACAATGATTATTTGGATAATTTGAAGTTTagaaacaacaataaatttcaggttttaattatttttatttttgttgcttTTCAAATTAAGAAGTTTATGTGcatgattgaaaataaatttaataagtatATGATTAATattgtctttgttttttttgtcctgaaaaattttcaatattcaaaTTAGGAAGGATATGATGGTTTCTTTTGTAGATAGACGTAATATGACAAATTtcatttgtttattaatttaacataaacATTGGTGGTATAGTTAGGCGTTAGTGCTGATTCAGCTACATGTGTTAATACTTTTAGAGGTAGTCAACGGTGAATATCgagataattttataactttttaggagtgtaaacttttatttatattaaatttatgtcATGTTTTGGAAACATTAAAAGGAGGACTTTCAAAGATTTTGGTTCAATAGTAATTCTACTTTAGTTTATCATGATTTCTTGGATCAAGAAGTAATTTATTGATATGGACGATGAATTAAATATGGCCGATAATGCTGgtggtttttcttttgtaaGTATGTGTAATTTAAAGTTTTGCATAGGAGAAATGATTAGGTTGACAAGTAATTTGacttttattattagtttaattatttatatctatatattcatttaaacttttttataatagtataattttcttatgttttataaaatatagcTTTTGTCATGATGATAAGTTTGGTGTAGtctttgtattattattattattttcatttttattttaataaattttacttgataataaatgattaatgaattttgagttttaaaattcataataatgtttaaaataattttattcgaAAACATTCAACTTGTCATATTGCTGCATCCGAAATTTTCCAACATCTATTAAAATAGATTAGTAATGATAAAtcatgattatttaatttttttttaaaatttgataaggATTAGCTTGTGAAAATATGAATCCAGTTTTACGCTATTATTTCATGGGTTATTCTCTTTGTTTATTAAGAAACATAAGAAAATACTCTACCACTTATGTCAACAATCGGGTATTACAACTCAGTGCAAATATACTTGTGTTGTGACCATGTCAACAGCATTGAAATTGCAAATTTGGCAGCGCATGCACTTTTCTTGACATCATACATAGCTCAGAGTGAATTTCAAATGCAACAGCATATACAATACCTCTAAACTTACCaaggaaagaaaaatcaattgtCTAATAATACAGCCATTGCAAATAATACATAAGTTTTGAATTGAATCACCATATTATAAAGTGGTTCAAAATGATTCTACCTTAATAGCTTCACGAGGCATTTCATAGGCATCTTTGGGCCTTGATTTCTTAACTCCAGCAGCAGTGAACCACACTTTGTCAGATTTGTAACTGTCAACAGCAACACTGGTGACCTTGACCCACACAAGAACCTTGGTCTTCATTCCATCTAAAACATTCAACTTACCCTTTGTTAAGCTCCCTTTCACACGGTTTGCATACCTCACAATGGATGAGTCCTTGAAGCACACCTCACAGGGAGAGCTCAAGTGCACCACCAACTTTCCTTTAGCTACATCAAACTCGTAGCAAGTTATGTTCCGGGGGAACAGACCAGGAGGAAGGTTGTACTCTCGAAGAAGATCTGGTAAAGCCTTCTGGGATTTTCCTATTAATAACAAAACAGAATGTCTCATTAATATGTTTGCTATTATCTATATTGCAAGTTCATGTTCGAAATGCATGTGCAAGATGTGAAAACAATAGGTACCTTTCAGCTTGTTGATGAAAAGTTTTGTCTTTTCTTCCACAGTAGTTGAGAGAGCCTGAAATTGCAAGCAACGTATAAGCCTTCTTGTATTGCAATATCGTTCAGAAAAATTATCTAATATCAGAAGAACAAATGCACTTTCATGTCCTCCATGTTTATTTTCAAGTAAGATATGATCCTAGTTCTgagaaattaacaaaacaatatACCCAAAACAGAGAAAAGTGAAGCACTGAGACAGAAAGTtaagaaatgagaaaaaaaggGTGAAAGATGCATACTGATAGATCGTCAGTTATGTGGGAAATCTCTGCCTTGGCTTTCTTGGAGATCCAAGCACTTCCCAGTTTAGTGAGAGCCTTATCCATTCTCCTTTAACTTTACCAACTCTCAGTTTCTCTCtttgaaagaaaggaaaatcatgtTTAAACACAATGGTATGGAAACTGTCTCTGTCATGGATGGTAAACCAGACAACTCAAGGCGTCGCATAAACAAACTttcaaataaaaactataatataaatcactcaaagtgaaaaaaaaaaaaaaaaaacatcccATAAGGTTAAGCTCCAAAATTTTCTCGCTTAAATTGGATTTTAGCTTGCCTTGTAATCTAAATTAACAGTAATATCAGCGAGTTTATGGTTATAATTGCTTTGTAGGTGGGTGATGTTTCACATTCAATCACTCCTTTATGTAACATATGAGGTTCGCTGTGCCATAAAACCTGTCATGCTAAAAATGATTTCTCAACTTAAATGTTACATCTGACAGAGTCCcgtgtttaaatatttttaccaaACATTTTgaattatcaattaaattttatgattcttttttaatcTATAGGAGTTGAGAATATATTAAAGAGATTACAATAATTCAATCTATACCTCTAATTATTATACTTTATAAACAATCTCTATGAATTTTAATaggtttgattaaatttaagttCCTGATcattttttatagtatttttaattaagtctttagtaaaagaaattatcaattgagcaataaatttttttatattttttaaatgagtttttattgtttaattgtTATGGTTATAGAATTACAATGCTATTTTGTGAAGGAAGTTTTTTTAGTTAACATAACAGctagtttttattattgtatgaatgtaaatgaaaatgatgaagaatgTAAAACGAAAATGTGTGTGGGATGTGGAGAGGTTCAGAAGTCTGTCTATAGAAATGTGCTCTCACCAGGATACTTTTTCCGACTCTTATGTTTATCTCAAAATTAAAGTCGTCCTTCATACAACCAGCGGTCATGGATTAAGATGTATAAGTCTTCTTTTTATTGCATTTCACTTGAACTAAGACAATGGAAGATAAAAACCACGTAACTTTATTAATGGAAAAAGTAAACagtaaaaacttaattaaaaaacgtaaaatatattttggaagacttaatagataaaaaaatgtaataagaatttaattaaaaatatttaaatttatgatgaacttaaaatttaattaagtcat contains:
- the LOC108338204 gene encoding uncharacterized protein At5g01610, with the translated sequence MDKALTKLGSAWISKKAKAEISHITDDLSALSTTVEEKTKLFINKLKGKSQKALPDLLREYNLPPGLFPRNITCYEFDVAKGKLVVHLSSPCEVCFKDSSIVRYANRVKGSLTKGKLNVLDGMKTKVLVWVKVTSVAVDSYKSDKVWFTAAGVKKSRPKDAYEMPREAIKVESF